From Segatella copri, the proteins below share one genomic window:
- a CDS encoding glycoside hydrolase family 10 protein: MKRFKIFFIVLCSVLAAKAQSIVFNNQVPKHEVRAVWLTTIGGIDWPHSYAQSSYSAEKQKKELTDILDRLQQAKINTVLIQTRVRGTMIYPSAYEPWDGCLSGFPGRSPGYDALQFAIDECHKRGMELHAWVVTIPVGKWNALGCKTLRQKMPKLIKKIGADGYMDPENSRTGDYLANICREITHKYNVDGIHLDYIRYPETWNIKVSREQGRRYITNIVRKIHDAVKAEKPWVKMSCSPVGKSDDLSRYRSFGWNAYTKVCQDAQGWLKSGLMDELFPMMYFKNEHFYPFAIDWQEQSHGKIVVPGLGIYFLDPKEGKWNINDVTAEMYHIRNLGMGYAFFRNKFLLDNKQGILDFTQRFNPYPSLVPPMTWASKNQPEQPQQLSVITTDNKVSVSWSNPSNYTDGTKIATPYIYNNVYASKKYPVDITDARNLVAARIIGNSFKIENPDAKRLFVAVTSMDGYGIESQPTQEKEEEIQLFAQSTGAAKLLECDGKKVYLAETTKNLIFDVLMVETLQGCDILYLHAKDNTLDVRNLKEGIYRVVSINKKGYRHTLGTFKMKKN, translated from the coding sequence ATGAAGAGATTTAAGATATTTTTTATCGTTTTATGCTCTGTTTTGGCCGCAAAAGCCCAGAGTATCGTGTTCAATAACCAGGTGCCGAAACATGAAGTAAGAGCTGTATGGCTGACAACCATAGGAGGTATCGACTGGCCACACTCTTATGCCCAGTCTTCTTATTCTGCCGAAAAGCAGAAAAAGGAGCTTACGGATATACTGGACCGGTTACAGCAGGCTAAAATCAATACCGTACTGATACAGACCCGCGTAAGAGGTACCATGATTTATCCGTCGGCATACGAACCTTGGGATGGATGTCTGTCAGGATTTCCGGGCAGAAGTCCGGGCTATGATGCCCTGCAGTTTGCCATCGACGAATGCCATAAGCGCGGTATGGAACTGCATGCCTGGGTGGTAACCATCCCTGTAGGAAAATGGAACGCACTCGGCTGCAAAACCCTCCGACAGAAGATGCCGAAACTCATCAAGAAGATTGGAGCCGACGGATACATGGATCCGGAAAACAGTCGGACTGGTGATTATCTGGCAAACATCTGCAGGGAAATTACACATAAATATAATGTAGACGGTATTCACCTCGACTACATCCGTTACCCTGAAACCTGGAACATCAAAGTGAGCCGGGAACAGGGACGCCGGTATATCACCAACATCGTAAGAAAGATTCACGATGCAGTGAAGGCTGAAAAACCTTGGGTAAAAATGAGCTGCTCACCTGTAGGAAAGTCTGATGACTTGAGCAGATACCGGAGCTTTGGCTGGAATGCATACACGAAGGTCTGCCAGGATGCACAGGGCTGGCTCAAGAGCGGTCTGATGGACGAGCTCTTCCCTATGATGTATTTCAAGAACGAACACTTCTATCCGTTTGCCATCGACTGGCAGGAACAGAGCCATGGAAAGATTGTGGTTCCAGGACTGGGCATCTACTTTCTTGATCCGAAAGAAGGAAAGTGGAACATCAATGACGTGACGGCAGAAATGTATCACATCCGAAACCTCGGAATGGGATATGCATTCTTCAGAAACAAGTTCCTCCTGGACAACAAACAGGGTATTCTCGACTTTACCCAACGTTTCAATCCATACCCTTCATTGGTTCCGCCGATGACTTGGGCAAGCAAGAACCAACCGGAACAGCCACAACAATTATCGGTAATCACCACCGATAACAAGGTATCAGTTTCCTGGAGCAATCCTTCAAACTATACGGATGGCACTAAAATCGCAACCCCTTATATATATAATAATGTATACGCGAGCAAGAAATATCCGGTTGACATCACCGATGCACGCAACCTGGTTGCCGCACGAATCATAGGAAATTCGTTCAAAATAGAAAATCCTGATGCAAAACGTCTGTTTGTTGCCGTAACTTCAATGGACGGATATGGCATAGAAAGCCAGCCAACCCAAGAAAAAGAGGAAGAGATTCAACTTTTTGCCCAAAGCACAGGAGCTGCGAAATTACTCGAATGTGACGGAAAGAAGGTATATCTAGCAGAAACCACCAAAAATCTCATTTTTGACGTTCTGATGGTCGAAACCCTGCAAGGATGCGATATTCTGTACCTCCATGCAAAAGATAACACGCTAGATGTTAGAAACTTAAAGGAGGGTATCTACCGCGTGGTAAGCATCAACAAGAAGGGGTATAGACATACGTTAGGAACCTTCAAGATGAAGAAAAATTGA
- a CDS encoding glycosyltransferase family 2 protein — MKLSVVIVSYNVKYYLAQCLRSVEKAIGVLECGQQGDASGDTAEIIVIDNHSQDGTIEYLEQCFPASRYPNLHVVACTHNNGFARANNLAIRKSESDLVLLLNPDTIIGEHVLKDAVSFMRSHPDAGALGVRMLGANGKPAPESRRGLPSPMVAFYKMMGLCSRFPQHHSFGHYYMGYLPWDKPAKIEVVSGAFCMIRREALLKVGLLDEDFFMYGEDIDLSYRILKGGYQNYYLPVDILHYKGESTQKSSFRYVHVFYEAMLIFFRKHYSGMSHLLSIPIKFAIYARASVAFTQMMTARIRKSLGFFSPSHVDLSNQVLFDADEMSYEEMLHQLAQRSDENIKLATYTKDIGKVITDREVMDKDEFGYL, encoded by the coding sequence ATGAAACTCAGTGTTGTCATAGTAAGCTATAATGTGAAGTACTATCTTGCCCAGTGTCTGCGTTCGGTAGAGAAAGCTATCGGCGTGTTGGAGTGTGGGCAGCAGGGTGATGCAAGTGGCGATACGGCAGAGATTATCGTGATTGATAATCATTCTCAGGATGGAACGATTGAATATCTCGAACAGTGTTTCCCGGCTTCCCGATATCCTAATCTCCATGTTGTAGCCTGTACGCATAATAACGGATTTGCCCGTGCCAACAATCTTGCTATCCGCAAGAGCGAGAGTGATCTGGTTCTTTTGCTGAATCCGGATACCATTATCGGCGAGCATGTTCTCAAGGATGCTGTCAGTTTTATGCGTTCTCATCCTGATGCCGGTGCTCTGGGTGTAAGGATGTTGGGAGCCAATGGCAAACCAGCTCCTGAGAGTAGGAGAGGATTGCCTTCTCCGATGGTGGCTTTCTATAAGATGATGGGGTTGTGCAGCCGGTTTCCTCAGCATCACAGTTTCGGTCATTATTACATGGGTTATCTTCCATGGGATAAGCCGGCAAAGATAGAGGTTGTGAGCGGTGCTTTCTGTATGATTCGTCGTGAAGCCTTGCTGAAGGTGGGGTTGCTGGATGAGGATTTCTTTATGTATGGCGAGGATATTGATCTTTCTTACCGTATCTTGAAGGGTGGTTATCAGAACTATTATCTGCCTGTAGATATCCTGCATTACAAAGGTGAAAGTACTCAGAAGTCGAGTTTCCGCTATGTTCATGTGTTTTACGAGGCGATGCTTATCTTCTTCCGTAAACATTATTCGGGCATGTCGCATCTCTTGAGTATTCCTATCAAATTTGCCATCTATGCCCGTGCCTCTGTAGCTTTTACGCAGATGATGACTGCGAGAATCAGAAAGAGTCTGGGATTCTTTTCTCCTTCTCATGTCGACCTGTCAAACCAGGTATTGTTTGATGCTGACGAGATGAGCTATGAAGAGATGCTGCATCAGCTTGCGCAGCGGTCTGACGAGAATATCAAACTGGCTACCTATACGAAGGACATCGGTAAGGTGATTACGGATAGGGAGGTGATGGATAAGGATGAATTTGGTTATTTATAA
- a CDS encoding ABC-F family ATP-binding cassette domain-containing protein: MITVQNLAIQFGKRVLYKDVNLKFTHGNIYGIIGANGAGKSTFLRAISGDLEPNKGTVEMGPGERLSVLEQDHFKYDDFRVMDTVLMGHQPLWENMKERERLYAKPEMTEEDGNLAAELELKFAEMNGWEAESNAAQLLQNLGVKEDRHDKLVGELSNTEKVRVMLAKALFGNPDNLLLDEPTNDLDLDTVEWLEDYLSNIEQTVLVVSHDRHFLDAVSTQTVDIDFGKITMFAGNYSFWYESSQLALRQAQNQKMKAEEKKKQLEEFIRRFSANVAKSKQTTSRKKMLEKLNVEEIRPSSRKYPGIIFQMDREPGNQILEVEGLKACDEDGTVLFDHVNFNIEKGEKVVFLSHNPKAMTALFEIINGNRKADAGDYKWGVTITTAYLPLDNTEFFQSDKNLVDWLSQYGPGNEVAMKGYLGRMLFSGEEVLKKVNVLSGGEKMRCMIARMQLQNANCLILDTPTNHLDLESIQAFNNNLVGFKGNILFSSHDHEFINTVANRIIELTPSGTIDKLMSYDEYIYDETIKEQKAKMYGF, encoded by the coding sequence ATGATTACAGTACAAAATCTTGCGATCCAATTCGGAAAGAGAGTGCTTTACAAGGATGTAAACCTCAAGTTCACTCATGGTAATATTTATGGTATCATCGGTGCTAACGGTGCCGGAAAATCTACTTTCCTCCGCGCTATCAGCGGCGACCTTGAACCAAACAAGGGTACAGTAGAAATGGGACCAGGCGAGCGACTTTCTGTCTTGGAACAGGACCACTTCAAATATGACGATTTCCGCGTGATGGATACCGTTCTGATGGGTCATCAGCCATTATGGGAAAACATGAAGGAGCGCGAGCGCCTCTATGCTAAGCCAGAGATGACAGAAGAAGATGGTAACCTCGCTGCTGAGCTGGAGCTCAAGTTTGCAGAAATGAATGGTTGGGAGGCTGAAAGCAATGCCGCACAACTTCTGCAGAACCTCGGCGTAAAGGAAGACCGTCACGACAAACTCGTAGGTGAACTCTCTAATACAGAGAAGGTGCGCGTGATGCTGGCAAAGGCACTCTTCGGCAACCCAGACAACCTCCTTCTCGATGAGCCTACCAACGACCTCGACCTCGACACAGTTGAGTGGTTGGAAGACTATCTCAGCAACATTGAACAGACCGTACTCGTAGTATCTCACGACCGTCACTTCCTCGATGCTGTAAGTACCCAGACCGTAGATATCGACTTCGGTAAGATTACTATGTTTGCAGGTAACTACTCTTTCTGGTACGAGAGTTCTCAGTTGGCTCTCCGCCAGGCTCAGAACCAGAAGATGAAGGCAGAAGAGAAGAAGAAGCAGTTGGAAGAATTCATCCGCCGATTCTCAGCTAACGTTGCCAAGAGTAAGCAGACAACATCCCGCAAGAAGATGCTGGAGAAGCTGAACGTCGAAGAAATCCGTCCATCAAGCCGTAAATACCCAGGCATCATCTTCCAGATGGACCGTGAGCCAGGTAACCAGATTCTGGAGGTAGAGGGACTGAAAGCATGCGACGAAGACGGAACAGTGCTCTTCGACCATGTAAACTTCAACATAGAAAAGGGCGAGAAGGTAGTATTCCTCTCTCACAACCCTAAGGCGATGACCGCACTCTTCGAAATCATCAACGGCAACCGAAAGGCTGACGCAGGTGACTACAAGTGGGGTGTTACTATCACAACAGCTTATCTCCCACTCGATAATACAGAATTCTTCCAGAGCGACAAGAATCTGGTAGACTGGTTGAGCCAGTATGGTCCAGGTAACGAAGTTGCCATGAAGGGCTACCTCGGAAGAATGCTCTTCAGCGGCGAAGAAGTACTGAAAAAGGTAAATGTCCTCTCCGGAGGTGAGAAGATGAGATGTATGATTGCACGCATGCAGTTGCAGAACGCCAACTGCCTGATTCTTGATACACCAACCAACCACTTGGACCTGGAGAGTATTCAGGCATTCAACAACAATCTGGTAGGTTTCAAGGGCAATATCCTCTTCTCTAGCCACGACCACGAATTCATCAACACCGTGGCAAACCGCATCATCGAGCTCACTCCATCAGGCACCATCGACAAGCTCATGTCTTATGATGAGTATATCTACGATGAAACTATCAAGGAGCAGAAGGCTAAGATGTACGGATTCTAA
- a CDS encoding GNAT family N-acetyltransferase codes for MKEPNIRLRALELEDLDFLYQIENDDRLWELGVSNVPYSRRVLLDYITSASADIYVDNQVRLIVENEQNEQVGILDLTDFDPRHHRAELGIVIKKEFQGQGYAKASVSRLLQYARNVLHLQQIYAIVGIRNQKAAKMLQSVGFEGNNVLKQWLCSPVGYEDAMFFQYFL; via the coding sequence ATGAAAGAACCGAATATTCGATTACGGGCTTTAGAGTTGGAAGATCTTGATTTTCTCTACCAGATAGAGAATGATGATCGGCTTTGGGAACTGGGTGTTTCCAATGTTCCATATTCGCGCCGGGTGCTGCTCGACTATATAACCAGTGCTTCGGCAGATATTTATGTAGACAATCAGGTGCGCCTGATTGTAGAGAATGAGCAGAATGAGCAGGTGGGCATTCTGGATCTTACAGATTTTGATCCCCGTCATCACCGTGCCGAACTCGGAATTGTCATCAAAAAGGAGTTTCAGGGGCAGGGTTACGCGAAGGCTTCTGTGTCACGCTTGTTGCAATATGCTCGGAATGTACTTCATCTTCAGCAGATTTATGCTATTGTAGGTATCAGAAACCAAAAAGCGGCTAAAATGCTGCAATCTGTTGGATTTGAGGGGAATAATGTTCTGAAACAATGGCTTTGTAGCCCAGTTGGATATGAGGATGCGATGTTTTTTCAATATTTTCTGTAA
- a CDS encoding porin family protein, with protein sequence MIRMKKLAIAALALVVSTTAHAQFESGKQYIGASMTGLNLSYNGSQDLNLGIQAKAGYFVEDDWMLLGQVEYNHSGLEGVKDYFSVGAQARYYIEQNGLYLGGGVKLAHSGGYNDFMPGVEVGYAFFLGKSVTIEPAIYYDQSFKKHVDYSTVGLKLGIGIYL encoded by the coding sequence ATGATACGAATGAAAAAATTAGCTATTGCAGCATTGGCACTTGTCGTTTCGACAACTGCCCATGCTCAGTTTGAAAGTGGAAAACAGTATATCGGTGCGTCGATGACGGGCTTAAACTTGAGTTATAATGGCTCTCAGGACCTCAATCTCGGTATTCAGGCTAAGGCAGGATACTTCGTAGAAGACGATTGGATGCTGTTGGGGCAGGTAGAATATAATCATTCTGGTCTTGAAGGCGTGAAGGATTATTTCTCTGTCGGTGCCCAGGCTCGTTATTATATCGAGCAGAATGGTCTGTATCTGGGTGGCGGCGTAAAGTTGGCTCATTCCGGAGGTTATAATGATTTCATGCCAGGGGTAGAGGTAGGTTATGCTTTCTTCCTCGGCAAGTCGGTTACCATCGAGCCAGCTATCTACTACGATCAGAGTTTCAAGAAGCATGTAGATTATTCTACTGTAGGTTTGAAACTGGGTATTGGTATTTATCTCTAA
- a CDS encoding nucleotide exchange factor GrpE, whose product MSKEKEINIEDGNVQETVQNENNEQTTQNENTEENQNTDNKAEEGDNNTDAADKKAEEIDPLTKAQQEVEELKKQLLYKTAEFENYRKRTLKEKAELILNGGEKTVAAILPILDDFERAIADKSEDPKAIKEGVQMIFNKFVKTLEGLGVKKIETNDKDFDVDFHEAIAMVPGMGDDKKGKIIDCVQTGYTMNDKVIRHAKVAVGQ is encoded by the coding sequence ATGTCAAAAGAAAAAGAAATCAATATAGAGGACGGAAACGTTCAGGAGACTGTTCAGAATGAAAATAATGAGCAGACAACTCAAAATGAAAATACTGAGGAAAATCAGAATACTGACAACAAGGCAGAAGAAGGTGACAACAATACAGACGCTGCTGACAAGAAGGCAGAAGAGATTGATCCTTTAACAAAAGCACAGCAAGAGGTAGAGGAACTCAAGAAACAGTTACTCTATAAGACTGCTGAGTTTGAGAATTACCGCAAGCGTACCCTCAAAGAGAAAGCAGAACTGATTTTGAATGGCGGCGAGAAGACTGTAGCTGCTATTCTGCCTATTCTCGACGACTTTGAGCGTGCCATCGCTGACAAGAGCGAAGACCCTAAGGCTATCAAGGAAGGTGTCCAGATGATTTTCAACAAGTTCGTAAAGACACTCGAAGGTCTTGGCGTAAAGAAGATTGAAACCAACGACAAGGATTTCGATGTAGATTTCCACGAGGCTATTGCTATGGTTCCGGGAATGGGCGATGACAAGAAGGGAAAGATCATTGACTGCGTCCAGACTGGTTATACGATGAACGACAAGGTGATTCGCCATGCCAAGGTAGCTGTAGGTCAGTAA
- a CDS encoding carbon starvation CstA family protein — translation MVSFVISLVALVLGYLLYGKFVAHVFGPDDRPTPAVTKADGVDFMVLPSWKIFMIQFLNIAGTGPIFGAIMGAWYGPVAYLWIIFGCIFAGAMHDYMSGMLSIRNGGAGLPELVGKYLGGRTKKVMLVFSVLLLMMVGAVFVYSPAIIMSGICNTDAFWGSQMFWIVVIFVYYVIATLLPIDKIIGKVYPLFAFSLLFMAGALMIGLFVKWPTLPELWSNLQSCNLNENPAWLGTESFVQKSPIFPCLFITIACGAISGFHATQSPLMARCMKNEKMGRPIFYGAMITEGVVALIWATVSMYFFYYGGWRECVSPEVAQQFIAQFDGGKSLIQNFDAPTVVKIVCSSWLGVAGGILALLGVVAAPITSGDTALRSARLIIAEFIGLEQRSMRKRLYICVPLFALTVGILVWQMENPDGFNIIWQYFGWANQTLSVFTLWTLTVYLVQQKKPFVMTLVPALFMTVICSTFLLISPTALALGESLAYTGSVIILVIALVWFLGWYRSYQKKQ, via the coding sequence ATGGTCAGTTTCGTTATTAGTTTGGTCGCCCTTGTATTGGGTTACCTTCTTTATGGAAAGTTTGTGGCGCATGTGTTCGGTCCTGATGACCGCCCTACGCCTGCAGTGACCAAAGCCGATGGGGTCGACTTTATGGTACTGCCTAGTTGGAAAATCTTCATGATTCAGTTCCTCAACATTGCAGGAACGGGTCCTATCTTCGGTGCCATTATGGGTGCCTGGTACGGACCGGTGGCTTATCTGTGGATTATCTTCGGGTGTATCTTCGCTGGAGCCATGCATGATTACATGAGCGGTATGCTCAGTATCCGTAACGGTGGAGCTGGTTTGCCGGAATTGGTAGGTAAGTATTTGGGTGGACGCACCAAGAAAGTGATGTTGGTCTTTTCGGTACTTTTGCTGATGATGGTGGGAGCTGTGTTTGTATACAGTCCGGCTATCATTATGAGTGGCATTTGTAATACGGATGCATTCTGGGGCAGCCAGATGTTTTGGATTGTGGTGATTTTCGTTTATTACGTCATTGCTACATTACTTCCTATCGATAAGATTATCGGTAAGGTTTATCCGCTCTTTGCCTTCTCGCTTCTCTTTATGGCGGGTGCTCTGATGATAGGTCTCTTTGTGAAGTGGCCTACATTGCCTGAACTCTGGAGCAATTTGCAGAGTTGCAATCTCAATGAGAATCCGGCTTGGTTGGGAACGGAGTCTTTTGTACAGAAGAGTCCGATTTTCCCTTGCCTCTTTATCACGATAGCCTGTGGTGCCATCAGTGGTTTCCATGCTACGCAGAGTCCGCTCATGGCCCGATGCATGAAGAATGAGAAGATGGGTCGCCCTATTTTCTATGGAGCCATGATTACAGAAGGTGTTGTTGCCTTGATATGGGCTACGGTTTCCATGTATTTCTTCTACTATGGTGGATGGCGTGAATGCGTAAGTCCTGAGGTGGCTCAGCAGTTTATCGCTCAGTTTGATGGCGGCAAGTCGCTTATCCAGAACTTCGATGCGCCTACCGTTGTGAAGATAGTATGTTCCAGCTGGTTGGGTGTGGCTGGTGGAATCCTGGCTCTGCTGGGTGTTGTTGCAGCGCCTATTACCAGTGGCGATACGGCTTTGAGAAGTGCCCGTCTGATTATCGCCGAGTTTATCGGTTTGGAGCAGCGCTCTATGCGCAAGCGTCTTTATATCTGCGTTCCGTTGTTTGCTCTAACGGTGGGCATTCTGGTTTGGCAGATGGAGAATCCTGATGGTTTCAATATCATCTGGCAGTATTTCGGCTGGGCTAACCAGACGCTTTCTGTGTTCACTCTCTGGACATTGACGGTTTATCTGGTACAGCAGAAGAAGCCTTTTGTGATGACGCTGGTTCCTGCCTTGTTTATGACCGTGATATGCTCAACCTTCCTGCTCATTTCGCCAACAGCTTTGGCTTTGGGTGAGAGCCTGGCTTATACGGGCAGTGTCATCATTCTGGTGATTGCCTTGGTATGGTTCCTGGGTTGGTATCGCAGTTATCAGAAGAAACAATAG
- the recR gene encoding recombination mediator RecR: MQQQFSSTLLEKAVAEFSKLPGIGRKTALRLVLFMLKRKSEDVELFADTISRMRREVKYCRVCHNISDTDVCPICSDSRRDASTICVVENVQDVLAIENTQQFHGLYHVLGGIISPMDGIGPSDIEIESLVQRVAEGGVKEVIFALSSTMEGDTTNFYISRKLADYPVKLSVIARGISVGDELEYTDEVTLGRSILNRTPFGQ, from the coding sequence ATGCAACAACAGTTTTCTTCGACTTTGTTGGAAAAGGCAGTGGCGGAGTTTTCTAAATTGCCAGGTATAGGGCGCAAAACAGCTTTGCGCCTTGTACTTTTTATGCTCAAGCGTAAGAGTGAGGATGTGGAACTCTTTGCTGATACCATTTCCAGGATGCGGCGTGAAGTGAAATACTGCAGAGTTTGTCATAATATCAGCGATACTGATGTCTGTCCGATCTGTTCTGATTCCCGGCGCGATGCTTCTACCATCTGTGTCGTCGAGAATGTGCAGGATGTACTGGCGATAGAAAACACGCAGCAGTTTCACGGACTCTATCATGTCTTGGGCGGCATCATTTCGCCGATGGATGGTATCGGTCCTTCGGATATAGAGATAGAATCGCTGGTTCAGCGTGTGGCTGAAGGTGGGGTGAAGGAGGTGATTTTTGCTCTCAGCAGTACGATGGAGGGTGATACTACCAACTTCTATATCTCCCGTAAACTTGCTGATTATCCTGTTAAACTCTCTGTTATCGCCCGTGGTATCTCGGTGGGTGATGAATTGGAGTATACAGATGAGGTTACCCTCGGACGGAGTATTCTGAACAGAACTCCATTTGGACAATAA
- a CDS encoding RluA family pseudouridine synthase gives MVEKPAPLLEWLMENVKGPSKTKVKQTLQGRGIKVNGKTITQFDYALKPGMKVSVSKTKKNQEVFKSRYLKIVYEDRYLIVVEKNIGILSMAAGHSTLNVKTVLDDYFHKTRQNCQAHVVHRLDRDTSGLMIYAKDKQTELALEDDWHHNVYDRRYVALVSGEMEEDEGTVANWLKDNKAYITYSSDTDNGGKYAVTHFHTLERTTAHSLVEFKLETGRKNQIRVHTADMGHPVCGDIKYGNGDDPCQRLCLHAYVLCFYHPVTHQPMEFETPIPAEFRRALKNDR, from the coding sequence ATGGTAGAAAAACCTGCTCCGTTGCTGGAATGGCTGATGGAGAATGTGAAGGGACCTAGCAAGACTAAGGTGAAGCAGACTCTGCAGGGTAGGGGAATCAAGGTAAATGGCAAAACCATTACCCAGTTTGATTATGCCCTGAAACCAGGTATGAAGGTGAGTGTGAGCAAGACAAAGAAGAATCAGGAGGTATTTAAAAGCAGATACCTTAAGATTGTTTATGAAGACAGATATCTGATTGTTGTCGAGAAAAACATCGGTATATTGAGTATGGCTGCCGGTCATTCTACTCTGAATGTGAAAACGGTGCTTGATGATTATTTCCATAAGACTCGCCAGAATTGCCAGGCGCATGTAGTACACCGACTTGACCGTGATACTTCGGGCTTGATGATTTATGCCAAGGATAAGCAGACGGAACTGGCTTTGGAGGATGATTGGCATCATAATGTGTACGACCGCAGATATGTGGCTCTGGTTTCCGGAGAGATGGAAGAAGATGAAGGTACTGTTGCTAACTGGCTGAAAGATAACAAGGCTTACATTACTTACAGCAGTGATACGGATAATGGCGGCAAGTATGCTGTTACCCATTTCCATACATTAGAGCGTACAACGGCTCATTCTCTGGTGGAGTTCAAACTCGAAACGGGCCGTAAGAATCAGATTCGTGTTCATACAGCCGATATGGGGCATCCGGTGTGTGGTGACATCAAGTATGGTAATGGTGATGATCCATGCCAGCGCTTGTGCCTGCATGCCTATGTGCTGTGTTTCTATCATCCCGTAACGCATCAGCCTATGGAATTTGAAACTCCGATACCGGCTGAATTCCGCAGGGCATTAAAGAATGATCGTTAA
- the dnaJ gene encoding molecular chaperone DnaJ, with the protein MAKRDYYEVLGVDKSASEDEIKKAYRKIAIKYHPDRNPGNKEAEEKFKEAAEAYEVLHDAQKRQQYDQFGFDGPQGGFGGFGGGASMDMNDIFSMFGDIFGGHGGFSGFGGGGFGGGSQKRVYQGGDLRVRVKLTLQEAATGVTKRFKIRKDVTCSACHGTGCEGGAQPETCPECHGSGYVLKTVRSMFGMMQTQAACTKCGGEGTIIKNKCKECGGDGIVKGEELVEINIPAGVDNDMVVTVEGKGNQGKHNGLYGNLQVMVSVEKNDDFERVGQDLYHNLVLDFATATLGGEVEVPTLDGKTKIKIEPGTQPGKQIRLRGKGMPAIQGYGYGRGDIIVNITVFIPTSLTKEEKDLVVKFKECDNFKADNAEKKSLFESFKNLFKK; encoded by the coding sequence ATGGCTAAGAGAGACTATTATGAGGTGCTGGGCGTAGACAAGTCGGCATCAGAAGACGAAATAAAGAAGGCGTATCGAAAGATAGCCATCAAGTATCATCCAGACCGCAACCCTGGCAACAAAGAGGCGGAAGAGAAATTCAAGGAAGCTGCCGAAGCTTACGAAGTTCTCCACGATGCCCAGAAGCGCCAGCAGTATGACCAGTTTGGTTTCGACGGCCCACAAGGTGGATTCGGCGGATTTGGCGGTGGTGCCAGCATGGACATGAACGACATCTTCTCTATGTTTGGAGATATCTTTGGCGGACACGGCGGTTTCAGCGGCTTTGGTGGCGGCGGATTCGGTGGCGGCTCACAGAAGCGGGTTTACCAGGGTGGCGACCTTCGCGTAAGAGTAAAACTGACTCTCCAAGAGGCAGCAACAGGTGTTACCAAGCGCTTCAAGATTCGCAAGGATGTAACTTGCTCTGCATGTCACGGAACAGGTTGCGAAGGTGGTGCCCAGCCAGAAACATGTCCGGAATGTCATGGAAGCGGCTATGTCTTAAAAACGGTACGCAGCATGTTCGGCATGATGCAAACTCAGGCTGCATGTACAAAGTGTGGCGGTGAGGGAACTATCATCAAGAACAAATGTAAGGAATGCGGTGGCGACGGAATCGTGAAGGGCGAGGAACTCGTAGAAATCAATATCCCTGCAGGTGTCGACAACGATATGGTTGTTACCGTTGAAGGAAAGGGTAACCAAGGCAAGCACAATGGTCTCTACGGAAACCTACAGGTAATGGTAAGCGTAGAAAAGAACGATGATTTCGAGCGTGTTGGTCAGGACTTATACCATAATCTTGTTCTTGACTTTGCAACTGCCACTTTGGGTGGCGAGGTAGAAGTCCCTACCTTGGATGGTAAGACGAAGATCAAAATAGAACCAGGCACACAACCAGGCAAACAGATCCGTTTGCGTGGCAAAGGAATGCCGGCTATTCAGGGATATGGTTATGGCCGTGGTGATATTATCGTCAATATTACCGTTTTCATCCCTACCTCTCTGACAAAAGAAGAAAAGGATCTTGTTGTGAAATTCAAGGAATGCGATAATTTCAAAGCAGATAATGCAGAGAAGAAATCTCTCTTTGAAAGTTTCAAGAATCTCTTTAAAAAATAA
- a CDS encoding sulfate transporter, which produces MNDFGYYALALVVLVVGLFVLKKVATCMIKAMVAVVMVAVLAVLYWLFC; this is translated from the coding sequence ATGAATGATTTTGGATATTATGCGCTGGCATTGGTAGTCCTTGTTGTAGGACTGTTTGTCTTAAAGAAAGTGGCTACCTGCATGATTAAAGCAATGGTAGCTGTTGTTATGGTAGCCGTGCTGGCAGTTCTTTACTGGCTCTTCTGTTGA